The DNA window CGAGAGGGTGGCGCCCTCCCGCTGGACGAGCGCGATCGTGTCGTGCAGCGGCTCAGCGAACGGCGTCAGCAGGATGCCGTCGGGGAACCCGGGCGACTCGGCGATGGTGCGCGACACGATGGTGTCGGCCGCACCGGACGCCACGACGCTGAGCGCCGTCTCCACGTGCTCCACCTCGATGGCCGGATCCAGCGTGAGGCCCTCCAGCCGCGCACGGGCGCGCAGCTGGCGTCGGGTCGGATCGCTCCACCCCGCGTAGGCGTCGTAGAGCACCAGCTTCCGCTCGGCCACCTCCGCGATGGTCAGCGGGCCGGCATCCGGGCTCCGCTCCGACGACGCGAACAGCACCTCGTCCCGGAAGAGCGGCGTGATGCGGAGACCCGCCTCCTCGACCGGGAGCACGACGACGCCCGCCTCCAGTTCGCCGGCCGCGATCGAGGTGGCCACGAGCGCGGAATTGAGACCCACCAGACGGACCTTCACGAGCGGATGCCGGCGGTGGAAGGTCTGCACGAGATCGCCGAGGTCGTAGTACGCGGCGTTGCGCAGCACGCCGAACGTGCACGTTCCTCCCTCGAGCGACCGGAGGGCGCGCACCGACTCCACGCCGTTGTCGATCGCGCCGACCGCCTGGCCGGCGTGCGCCCGGAGGGCGTGTGCGGCCTCGGTGGGCACGAGCCTGCGGCCGCCGCGGGTGAACAGCGGGGCACCCAGCTCCCGCTCGAGTCGGGCGATGAGCTCCGACACCGAGGCCTGCGTGATGTCGAGCTCGTCGGCTGCGGCGGTGAACGATCCGAGGTCCATCGCGGCCAGGAACGCCCGCAGCTGCACGATGGTCACGAGGCAATGGTAAACCCTGTGCTGAGCATCGGAACCACTGGTCTTGTGGGGGATCACGCGCCGACCTAACGTGAGGGCATGCGCTTCACTCCTGCCGTCCTCGAGGGCCTCCGGGGCTCGTTCCACCACCTCAAGACGCCGCTCGTCGACGCGCCGGCCGCCCAGCGCGACCCGGCGGTGATCGAGACGGTCTCCCGCATGTTGCTGGACATCCAGCGCCGCGGCATGGACGCCGTACTCGACTATGCCCGATCGCTCGACGGCTACAGCGGGGGAGAGGTCGAGCTCGCACCCGACCGCATCGCCTCGAGCGGCGACCGGCTGCCCGCCGACCTCCGCGCGGCGATCGAGCTCGGATCGCAGCGCACCCGCGCGTTCGCGGTCGAGCAGCGCTCGCATCTGACGGGCTTCCAGACGGAGCTCGTGCCCGGGCTCGTCACGGGCGTGCGCTACGTCCCGGTCTCCCGCGTCGGCGCCTACCTGCCCGCCGGTCGCTTCCCCCTGACGGCGAGCGCGTTCATGACCGTCGGCGTGGCCAAGGAGGCCGGCGTGCCGACGGTCATCGCCTGCACGCCGCCCCAGCCGCACGGCGGCGCCAACGACGCGGTCGTCTACGCCGCGCACCTGTCGGGTGTGGACCGCGTGTTCGTCCTCGGCGGGGTGCAGGCGCTCGCGGCGATGGCGTACGGGCTCTTGGGCGAGCTGCCCGTCGACATGCTCGTCGGCGCGGGCAACGCCTTCGTCGCCGAGGCGAAACGACAGCTGTTCGGCGCCGTCGCCATCGACCTGCTCGCGGGGCCCTCCGAGGTCGCGGTCATCTCCGACGAGACCGCCGACCCCGAGATCGTGGCCGCGGACCTCCTCGGGCAGGCCGAGCACGGCCCGAACTCGCCCGCCGCGCTCGTGACGACGTCGGAGGAGCACGGCCGCGCCGTCGTCGCCGCTGTCGACCGTCAGCTCGCCGGACTCGCGACGGAGCCCATCGCCGGGCCCGCCTGGCGCGACTACGGCTCGGTGACGGTCGCCGACGACCGCGAGACGGCTGCTGCGCTCATGGACGATCTGGCGCCGGAGCACCTCGAGGTCATCTCGGCCGACGACGACTGGTACCACGACCGGCTGCGCAACTACGGCTCGATCTTCCTCGGACCGTGGAGCACCGTCGCCTACTCGGACAAGGGGATGGCGGGCACCAACCACGTGCTCCCGACCGCGGGCGGCGCCAAGCACAGCGCCGGCCTGTCGGTGTCGCGCTTCCTGAAGCCGCTCACCTACCAGCGCATCGTGCGCGAGGCGACGCCGGAGCTCGCGAACGCCGTCCAGGTGATATCCGACTCCGAGGGCATGGCCGCCCACAGCGCCACCGCCACCATGCGCCTCGCCACCTACGCCTGAGCGGCGCCGCGTCTCGTCCCGCTTCGCCCGCTCGACGACCGGTCGTCGCCTCGCCCGCTCGACGACCGGCCCACGCTCCGTGCGCTCGATGACGGGTCGAGCGCACGCGCGGATCGGGATGCGCGGGGACTCATAGGCTGTGCGCCATGACCTCTCCGTCCCCGCTGTCCCGACCGCACGACGGGACGCCGGCGAGCATCGTCCGGCCGCCGGCATCCCCTCCGGTGCTTCCCGTCGTCCCCCGCAAGGGACGCAGCGCGTCGATCTGGCTCATCGCCGTCACCGTCGTGGTGCTGCTGGCCGTCGCGGGGTACTTCCTCGCGGCACTCGGGCCCGCGGCATCCATCGCCGGAATGGTCCTCGCGCTCATCCCGCTCGCGGGGGTGCTGTTCGCGGTGCGCCTCATCGACCGGTGGGAGCCGGAGCCGCGGAGCCTGGTGATCCTCGCTGTGGCGTGGGGCGCCGTCGTGGCCGTGGCGATCGCGCTGGGGGTCGATCTGCTGCTGACGCTCGTGCTCGGCCGGGCCGACACGCCCGCGGCGGAGGCGCTCAGCTCCGTCGTGCAGGCGCCCCTCGTGGAGGAGTTCGCGAAGGGCCTCGGCGTCTTCCTCATCTTCGTGACGGCCCGTCGGGCGTTCGACGGTCCGGTGGACGGGGTCGTGTACGGCGCGCTCGTGGGCGCCGGCTTCGCCTTCACCGAGAACATCCAGTACTTCGCCGTCAGCCTCATCGAGGGCGGCGCGACCCAGGCGACGGTCACGTTCTTCCTGCGGGGCGTGCTCTCGCCGTTCGCGCACGTCATGTTCACCGCGGTCACGGGCTTCGCGCTGGGACTCGCCGCGCGCCGGGGACTCCGCGCGGGGCAGGCGCTCGGGCTGTGGGTGGCGGGAATGGCGGGCGCCGCCGTGCTGCACGCGCTGTGGAACGGCTCCGCGGCCTTCTTCGACTTCTTCGCGCTCTACGCCACGCTGCAGGTGCCCCTCTTCGTCCTGTTCGTGCTCGGAGTGCTGGCGCTGCGCCGGGAGGAGGCGCGGCTCACCCGCGCCCGGCTGGGGGAGTACGCGGCTGTCGGATGGTTCACCGCCCAGGAGGTCGACATGCTGGCCACGCCGGCCGGACGGCGGGCGGGCATCGCCTGGGCACGCAGCCTGCCCGGCGACCGAGCCGGCACGATGAAGGCCTTCATCACCGAGGCGACGGCGCTCGCCGCGGCCCGTCAGCGCGCGCTGTCGGGCCGCGATGCCGCGGCCGCCCGAGACGAGCACGTGCTGCTGCAGCGGTCGGTCGCCGCCCGAGCTGCGCTGTTCGCCCGCTGACAGCGCGTGTCGTCCGGCCGCGCCGGCCGCGATCACGGCGTCCGGCACGGCCCTTGACAGCCCCGCACGCTCTGGGCACCATGGGAGAAGACCAACTCAGCGCTCGGTTGACACGCAGGCATCGCCGCGGCACCGGGCGCTGAGTCTGTGTACGGGGTGTGCATCGGGCCCCGGCGCTTTGACCCGCCCGCTCGGCTCGGGTTGGATGGACCCATGACCAACGAACGCACCAAGCCCGAATTCGACGCCCCCCAGGGCCCCGCCCCCAGCGACCTCGTCATCCGCGACATCGAGGTGGGCGACGGCGCCGAGGCCAAGCCCGGCGACACGGTCACCGTGCACTACGCCGGCGTCGAGTACGAGTCCGGCGAGGAGTTCGACTCCTCCTGGGGCCGGGGCGAGAGCATCCAGTTCCCCCTTCGCGGCCTCATCCAGGGGTGGCAGGACGGCATCCCGGGCATGAAGGTCGGCGGCCGCCGCGAGCTCGTCATCCCGCCGCACCTGGCGTACGGTCCCGCCGGCGGACACTTCCTCGGCGGCAAGACCCTCATCTTCATCATCGATCTGCTCGCCGTCGGCTGATCCCGCTGAGCGAGACCGGAGGAGCGGGTGCCGCGGCATCCGCTCCTTCGTCGTCTCCGACGCCTGATACATTCAAGGGAATAGATCTGCGCGTCCCGCGTTCCATCTCCCGAAACGCCGGATCACCGGCCCGTCTTGGAGGACCGACATCATGACCACCACGA is part of the Microbacterium lemovicicum genome and encodes:
- a CDS encoding LysR family transcriptional regulator, with amino-acid sequence MTIVQLRAFLAAMDLGSFTAAADELDITQASVSELIARLERELGAPLFTRGGRRLVPTEAAHALRAHAGQAVGAIDNGVESVRALRSLEGGTCTFGVLRNAAYYDLGDLVQTFHRRHPLVKVRLVGLNSALVATSIAAGELEAGVVVLPVEEAGLRITPLFRDEVLFASSERSPDAGPLTIAEVAERKLVLYDAYAGWSDPTRRQLRARARLEGLTLDPAIEVEHVETALSVVASGAADTIVSRTIAESPGFPDGILLTPFAEPLHDTIALVQREGATLSPATQRLSDLAQDMLRERVARHAGRIAAGDSPVDAQE
- the hisD gene encoding histidinol dehydrogenase — protein: MRFTPAVLEGLRGSFHHLKTPLVDAPAAQRDPAVIETVSRMLLDIQRRGMDAVLDYARSLDGYSGGEVELAPDRIASSGDRLPADLRAAIELGSQRTRAFAVEQRSHLTGFQTELVPGLVTGVRYVPVSRVGAYLPAGRFPLTASAFMTVGVAKEAGVPTVIACTPPQPHGGANDAVVYAAHLSGVDRVFVLGGVQALAAMAYGLLGELPVDMLVGAGNAFVAEAKRQLFGAVAIDLLAGPSEVAVISDETADPEIVAADLLGQAEHGPNSPAALVTTSEEHGRAVVAAVDRQLAGLATEPIAGPAWRDYGSVTVADDRETAAALMDDLAPEHLEVISADDDWYHDRLRNYGSIFLGPWSTVAYSDKGMAGTNHVLPTAGGAKHSAGLSVSRFLKPLTYQRIVREATPELANAVQVISDSEGMAAHSATATMRLATYA
- a CDS encoding PrsW family intramembrane metalloprotease, with the protein product MTSPSPLSRPHDGTPASIVRPPASPPVLPVVPRKGRSASIWLIAVTVVVLLAVAGYFLAALGPAASIAGMVLALIPLAGVLFAVRLIDRWEPEPRSLVILAVAWGAVVAVAIALGVDLLLTLVLGRADTPAAEALSSVVQAPLVEEFAKGLGVFLIFVTARRAFDGPVDGVVYGALVGAGFAFTENIQYFAVSLIEGGATQATVTFFLRGVLSPFAHVMFTAVTGFALGLAARRGLRAGQALGLWVAGMAGAAVLHALWNGSAAFFDFFALYATLQVPLFVLFVLGVLALRREEARLTRARLGEYAAVGWFTAQEVDMLATPAGRRAGIAWARSLPGDRAGTMKAFITEATALAAARQRALSGRDAAAARDEHVLLQRSVAARAALFAR
- a CDS encoding FKBP-type peptidyl-prolyl cis-trans isomerase, encoding MTNERTKPEFDAPQGPAPSDLVIRDIEVGDGAEAKPGDTVTVHYAGVEYESGEEFDSSWGRGESIQFPLRGLIQGWQDGIPGMKVGGRRELVIPPHLAYGPAGGHFLGGKTLIFIIDLLAVG